From Streptomyces sp. NBC_00237, a single genomic window includes:
- a CDS encoding YidH family protein gives MSRLSEGLRLWVAPRRVQEEGETPDYRFSLANERTFLAWVRTALALVGAGFAVDQFLPELRWGVRVGMALALLAAGALCALRAVNHWVRCERAMRRGEDLPVTRFPTVLSLVVGVVAVAMVVVVVFGWAG, from the coding sequence GTGAGCCGCCTGTCGGAGGGCCTGCGGCTGTGGGTCGCGCCGCGGCGGGTGCAGGAGGAGGGCGAGACGCCGGACTATCGGTTCTCGCTGGCCAACGAGCGGACCTTCCTGGCCTGGGTGCGCACCGCGCTGGCACTGGTGGGGGCCGGGTTCGCGGTGGACCAGTTCCTGCCGGAGCTGCGGTGGGGGGTGCGGGTCGGGATGGCGCTGGCCCTGCTGGCGGCGGGGGCGCTGTGCGCGCTGCGGGCGGTGAACCACTGGGTGCGGTGCGAGCGGGCGATGCGGCGGGGCGAGGACCTGCCGGTGACGCGGTTCCCGACCGTGCTGAGTCTGGTGGTGGGGGTGGTCGCGGTGGCGATGGTGGTGGTCGTGGTGTTCGGGTGGGCGGGGTGA
- a CDS encoding glucose 1-dehydrogenase → MNNNDLTGKTVIITGGARGLGAEAARQAVAAGANVVITDVLDEEGAATAAELGERARFQHHDVTSEEDWARVAAYAVAEFGSLDGLVNNAGISTGQFLAEESVEHFRKVLDINLTGVFIGMKAVIPAMKETGGGSIVNISSAAGLMGLALTAGYGASKWGVRGLTKIGAVELGTAKIRVNSVHPGMTYTPMTAAVGIQQGEGNYPNTPMGRVGEADEIAGAVVFLLSDSASYITGAELAVDGGWTAGPTVKYVMGQ, encoded by the coding sequence ATGAACAACAACGACCTCACCGGCAAGACCGTCATCATCACGGGCGGCGCCCGGGGTCTGGGCGCGGAGGCCGCCAGGCAGGCGGTCGCCGCCGGGGCCAACGTCGTCATCACCGACGTGCTCGACGAGGAGGGCGCGGCCACGGCCGCCGAGCTGGGCGAGCGGGCCCGTTTCCAGCACCACGACGTGACGTCGGAGGAGGACTGGGCGCGGGTCGCGGCGTACGCGGTCGCGGAGTTCGGCTCCCTGGACGGCCTGGTGAACAACGCGGGCATATCCACCGGCCAGTTCCTCGCGGAGGAGTCGGTCGAGCACTTCCGCAAGGTCCTCGACATCAACCTGACCGGCGTCTTCATCGGGATGAAGGCCGTCATCCCCGCGATGAAGGAGACCGGCGGCGGTTCGATCGTCAACATCTCCTCGGCCGCGGGGCTGATGGGTCTGGCGCTGACCGCCGGGTACGGCGCGTCCAAGTGGGGCGTGCGCGGCCTGACGAAGATCGGTGCGGTCGAGCTGGGCACGGCGAAGATCCGCGTGAACTCGGTGCACCCGGGCATGACGTACACCCCGATGACGGCGGCCGTCGGCATCCAGCAGGGTGAGGGCAACTACCCGAACACGCCGATGGGCCGGGTGGGCGAGGCGGACGAGATCGCGGGCGCGGTCGTCTTCCTGCTGTCGGACTCGGCGTCGTACATCACGGGCGCGGAGCTCGCGGTGGACGGCGGCTGGACGGCCGGCCCGACCGTGAAGTACGTCATGGGTCAGTGA
- a CDS encoding NUDIX hydrolase: protein MNPSDPSSPGSPGNPDSPGNPSEEMLDVVDENDEVVGQAPRGEVYARGLRHRCTFIRVRDAEGRIFVHRRTATKLVYPSLYDMFVGGVVGAGESYDAAALREAEEELGVSGLARPTPVLKFLYEGADGQSWWSQVYEVRCEMPVDPQVEEVAWHTFLTEEELARRTGAGAEGWEWVPDGLAAYTLLKSR, encoded by the coding sequence ATGAACCCCAGTGACCCGAGCAGCCCCGGCAGCCCCGGCAATCCCGACAGCCCCGGCAATCCCAGTGAAGAGATGCTGGACGTCGTCGACGAGAACGACGAGGTCGTAGGGCAGGCCCCGCGCGGTGAGGTGTACGCGCGGGGCCTTCGCCATCGCTGCACCTTCATCCGGGTGCGGGACGCCGAGGGGCGGATCTTCGTGCACCGGCGGACGGCGACGAAGCTGGTGTACCCCTCGCTGTACGACATGTTCGTCGGCGGTGTGGTCGGCGCGGGCGAGTCCTACGACGCGGCGGCGCTGCGCGAGGCGGAGGAGGAGCTGGGGGTCTCCGGGCTGGCGCGGCCCACGCCGGTGCTGAAGTTCCTCTACGAAGGCGCCGACGGGCAGAGCTGGTGGAGCCAGGTGTACGAGGTGCGGTGCGAAATGCCGGTGGACCCGCAGGTCGAGGAGGTCGCCTGGCACACCTTCCTGACGGAGGAGGAGCTGGCGCGGCGGACCGGTGCGGGCGCGGAGGGCTGGGAGTGGGTTCCGGACGGGCTGGCGGCGTACACCCTGCTGAAGAGCCGGTGA
- a CDS encoding TetR/AcrR family transcriptional regulator, which produces MARTSGPETREKLIRAAEEVFSAQGVDGAQLRDVVRLAGQGNPSAVQYHFGSRTGLLDAVMAGRQARTEQVLAPLLSQLPEAASVRELVTVLVAAEATELADARGLRCLRISAQLSHESGVRSRTPHPTLAGTAYWRLIERVESALVRDALPEALRLERLDLALTLIGAALADRARQVLAGVTPLTTPNVFLADLVETTTALLGAPHTHVPENPPEHLPHVS; this is translated from the coding sequence ATGGCAAGGACGTCAGGACCCGAGACCCGGGAGAAGCTGATCCGTGCGGCCGAGGAGGTCTTCTCCGCGCAGGGAGTGGACGGGGCGCAGCTACGGGACGTGGTGAGGCTGGCCGGGCAGGGAAATCCGTCGGCCGTGCAGTACCACTTCGGCTCGCGCACCGGTCTCCTCGACGCCGTCATGGCGGGACGCCAGGCGCGCACCGAGCAGGTGCTCGCACCGTTGCTGTCCCAGCTGCCCGAAGCCGCCTCCGTACGGGAGCTGGTCACGGTCCTCGTCGCGGCGGAGGCCACCGAACTGGCCGACGCGCGCGGGCTGCGCTGTCTGCGCATCTCGGCGCAGCTCAGCCACGAGAGCGGCGTACGGTCCCGGACCCCGCACCCGACGCTGGCGGGCACCGCGTACTGGCGGCTGATCGAACGGGTCGAGTCCGCCCTCGTGCGGGACGCACTGCCCGAGGCGCTGCGGCTGGAGCGCCTGGACCTGGCGCTCACGCTGATCGGGGCCGCCCTCGCGGACCGCGCCCGTCAGGTGCTCGCCGGGGTTACCCCGCTGACCACCCCGAACGTGTTCCTCGCCGATCTCGTGGAGACGACGACGGCCCTGCTCGGCGCGCCCCACACCCACGTACCAGAGAACCCTCCTGAGCATCTGCCGCACGTCTCGTGA
- a CDS encoding DUF202 domain-containing protein, whose protein sequence is MQPERTRLAWRRTTLSATVVAVLAGKQAVRDGVSGVGVVGAALSALVWVGFLVVAHGRMRELDRVRPVGLGVGRAWVLVGCGVALAGFGAAVVW, encoded by the coding sequence TTGCAGCCGGAACGGACCAGGCTGGCGTGGCGGCGTACGACGCTGTCGGCGACGGTGGTGGCGGTGCTGGCGGGAAAGCAGGCGGTGCGTGACGGGGTGTCGGGGGTGGGGGTCGTCGGGGCGGCTCTGAGCGCGCTGGTGTGGGTGGGGTTTCTGGTGGTCGCGCATGGGCGGATGCGGGAGTTGGATCGGGTGCGGCCGGTGGGGCTGGGGGTGGGGAGGGCTTGGGTGCTGGTGGGGTGCGGGGTGGCGTTGGCGGGGTTCGGGGCGGCGGTGGTGTGGTGA